In a genomic window of Quercus lobata isolate SW786 chromosome 4, ValleyOak3.0 Primary Assembly, whole genome shotgun sequence:
- the LOC115984458 gene encoding wall-associated receptor kinase-like 8, translating into MEKAMQVFEAKEEYFIQNGAILLEKQISCNQGRDIETIGVFFAKDIRQAENNYDPDLILGAEIGTVYKGKLDDRQVAIKVKGPLRLWSFEKTIDFFLNQVAIKQLISNKNVFRIYGCCLETEIPILVFELISNNTLFDNLHGKGKWVPRLISWLDRVRIAMETYYAICYMHCGRSRPIVHLDKSFTAKLSNFGFAVSIAPGERLFSR; encoded by the coding sequence ATGGAGAAAGCAATGCAGGTATTTGAGGCCAAAGAAGAGTACTTCATCCAGAATGGAGCAATCTTACTAGAGAAGCAAATCTCCTGCAACCAAGGTAGAGATATAGAGACAATTGGGGTTTTCTTTGCCAAGGACATTCGACAAGCTGAAAATAACTATGATCCTGATCTAATACTTGGTGCTGAAATTGGAACTGTCTACAAAGGAAAACTAGATGATCGGCAAGTTGCTATTAAAGTTAAAGGCCCTCTTAGACTTTGGTCCTTTGAGAAGACAATAGATTTCTTCTTAAATCAAGTTGCAATAAAACAATTGATCAGTAACAAGAATGTTTTCAGAATCTATGGTTGCTGCCTGGAAACTGAAATTCCCATCCTGGTTTTTGAGCTCATCTCCAACAACACTCTTTTTGATAATCTCCATGGTAAAGGCAAATGGGTTCCTCGCCTGATCTCATGGCTTGACCGTGTGAGAATTGCCATGGAGACATACTATGCTATTTGTTACATGCATTGTGGCAGGTCAAGACCAATAGTACATTTGGATAAATCTTTCACTGCCAAACTATCTAATTTTGGTTTTGCGGTTTCAATTGCACCAGGAGAAAGACTTTTTTCAAGGTAA